The sequence CAACACAATGATGCCGAACTCTTGAAAGAGTTTCAGGCAAGAGAAATGAAGCTGAAAGAACGCCTTCAGGAACTTGTGGAAAAAATCGACAAGGTGCGACTGCTTGAATGAAGGCGAACGGTGAGGAAACGAGGCGGAAGCCTTTTCTCGCTATGTCAAGTTAAATGGATAATGAAAGCAAAACCTTCAAGGTCAACATTTTCGGCTCGGAGTACGTTTTACGTGCTGACAAGGATAATGATATTCTCCAAATTGCATCGTATGTCGATCAAAAAATGCGGGAGATTCATTCCTTAAAGATGAGTCTGCCTCTGCATCAGGTGGCCATATTGACCGCCCTCAATATTGCTGAGGAGCTTTTTGATCAGCAGAAGAAAGGGATCGGAGAATATCAAAACTTGAAGGAACGGCTCCAACGGCTGATTCAGCAGTTGGAACTTGGCATTCAAAATCCCGCCGAATGGGAAAAGCAGAACGAGAAATAAGCTTTTTGCCCGCTTCTGAACCTCTTTAACCTCCGCCGGTTCTGTACCGGCTTTCCTTTCCGTCGTTGCACTCTAATCCTCGAGTCTCACGCTAACGAGTCAGAGTCCTCTCAACCGGATCTGACGGAGGGGTGAAGGCAACATGACAACGATGATTTTAACGGCTGTGGTGGTCGGCGTCGTCGGGTTTATCGGCGGCTGGCTGGCTTCCAGATACATCGGGCAAAGCAAAGTCGCCAATGCGGAAAAATTGGCGGAAAAGATCATTGCCGATGCGGAAAAAGAAGCGAAAGCTTTAAAACGGGAAAAGCAGCTCGAAGCGAAGGACGAGTTCCTTCGGCTCAAGCAGAATCTGGAAAATGAAATCAGGCAGCGGAGAGCGGAGCTCTCCAAACTGGAAAGCAAACTGGCGGGCAGGGAACAGAGCCTCGATCGACGACACGAACTTCTCAGCAAAAAGGAAGAAGAACTCAAGTCGCTGGAAGCGGATCTAAAGACCCGTTTGGAAAAGACGGCCAAGTTGGAAGCAGAGCTGCAGGAGAAAATTGCCGAGGAGAACGAGCATCTCG comes from candidate division KSB1 bacterium and encodes:
- a CDS encoding cell division protein ZapA, producing the protein MDNESKTFKVNIFGSEYVLRADKDNDILQIASYVDQKMREIHSLKMSLPLHQVAILTALNIAEELFDQQKKGIGEYQNLKERLQRLIQQLELGIQNPAEWEKQNEK